The DNA sequence GGTGGAAGATCCATAGCTGAGGGCATCAGCATCGAGATTCTGCGCAGCAGCCTGATGAATAGCCTGCCAGTCAGTGTTCTCGCCATGGAGCTTACCACCCCGAGGGATGACAGTGTTGACAGCTCCAATGATCTTGGCATCTTCCGAAACCGAATCAAGATGAGGAATGATATCAAGCTTGAGTGGGATAGTGACGCTCGCGCCACCAAAATCTGGGGATCGAATCACTTCCAAGACTCCCTGATCAACTTTCTCGGACTCGTGCAACCTATAGGTATGGGGCAAACCCAAGGTGGCGAAGCCGGCGTTGTGCAATAACGGCGAGACGGAGTGAGCAATGGGACTGCCGAAAAGCACGAACTTCTTGGCTGGGAGGGAGCCAGTGAGGGCACGAGCTTGGAGAATTTCGCGGGCAGTGAGTTGACCAGGAGCGGctcgagaaggaagggcgtCATGGGTCACAGGAGTGAGGATTGGGTTCAAAATTCTGGAAAGTTGTCCAGCGGCACCCATGTTGATAGCCAACAAAGGCTTGGCTCCAGGATGGCTTTGAACTTCACCAACAAAGATTGCAAGTTTGGCGTTGTCCAATCCAGACTTAGCCGTACCAACGATCTTCGCGACATCACCGTACTTCTCACACAAAACATGTTTggccttcatctcctcaccatcccATGCCATGTCGCCTGTCCAGTCGTGCCAAGAAGCAATGATGTGTGTCTCACGCTTTAATTGGACGATACTGTCAAGGAGCTGCTCCGGCCAGCAAACTTCGAGATCAACATACTCGCAAGCGCAACGCAAACCGAGACGAACCAAAGCCCCATAGGCTTCTGCATTGTCGGAAGGAACCATACCTCCTTGGTCCTTGGACCTTACAGAGAAAACAATCGGCAATGTGGTAGCAAGACGAAGGCTAGCAAGCTGTTTCGCCACAAAAGAgataggaggaagagccgGACGTGTAGGAGCTTGACCGGTTGTGCTAAGAAGATCGACTCGGAACTCAACTGCATCGGCTCCCTCTGTAAGCTCGTCGAGGTGGATCAAAGCGGGAGTGACGTCAGGAAAGGTCAATGACAAGAAAGATGTAGGATTTCCGACGCTCAAACGTGGGCGATTAGATTCTCGACCAGTGATAAACTTGAAGAATCTTCCGCATTCCGCTCGCATCGCCTTGGTATGTTCCTCATGCGTCTGACCGCCGACTGCTTCAAGGACATTATAGAATTCGTGGCTGGAACAAGCCTGGTACCAAGGCTCCCTCCTCTTAAAAACGTCTGCGAAGGTCTCACCCCAGTTGGGTCTAACAGCGGTATTTCCGATGGAGTCAAGGTAGGCCTCAATGTCCTCCAGTGCCCTGGTAACGTGAACGACATGGCCACCCTTAGCCACGTGTGCCTTCAAGGTCTCTCTCGCCGTTTCAGTTTCCACTATACCACCCCCAAGAGCGATAACGTGATTACCCCTGTGTTCCTCAACGAACTTGCTTAGGATCTCggtctccttcttcctaaATTCGTCCCATCCGTTGGCCGCAACAAATTCGGATACAGTCTGGTGGCTCTCCTGAGCGAAAACATCATCGGCGTCAGTGAACTGGCCAGAAAGGATGTCGGCAGCCATTCGACCAACGTAAGTCTTGCCAGCACCACGCATACCGATAAGGAAGATGGGTCGATCGGACTGGGATTGGTCGATGGGAGAAACCGGTTTGGCAGAGGTGGAGGCCTGGTTGTGCGTTTCAAGCTCTACACCTTCCACAGCAACGCCAATCTAACATGTATCATGGCCACGTCAGCATAAGCAAATGCCTTACAAACTCATTGCGCACCTTGTTTTGTAAGTCATCCCAGAAATTGGGCCAAGTCTTCTCAACGCAACGCTTTTCCTCGATAATGGTCTCGTCGATGATACACGACAACACCGCAAATGCCATGGCCACGCGATGATCGTCATAGCAGTGAATAGAGGCACCTCGGAAGAGCGAGGCTTCAGGCTTGCCaaaaatgatgataccGTCGTCAAATTCGTCAGTCTCAATACCGAATTTCGCTAATCAAATGTATTAGCATACGGGCAGCAAGTATCGCATTGCATAACTTACCAAGTTGATCCCTCATGGCTTGGATTCTGTTACACTCCTTAACTCTTTGGTTGGCGATACCGTAGATCCTTGAAGCGGTTTCGGGCAAACCCTCGACCTTTCTCTCAGGCAGACAAGGCTTCACAGCCACAGCAGCCAATACTGATGCAGTCAAGAAAGCATCTGTCATGGGCTCCATGTCAACGTTACCGAGTGCCCTCAAAGTGCCCACAGGAGGGCCGGTGACCTTGGTGCTGGTAAGTGTCTGTTCAACAATACAACCCATGGGTTCGAGGATTTCTTTGGCAAATCGAGCATCACcctgaagagaagaagagccaaTGTTGGATATAGTACAGGTGGTACCAGTGATGGCCGCGATCGCAAGGGGGTAGGTAGCACTGGACGCATCGGATTCGACGCTGTACTCGGGAGGATTGACATACGTACACTTGGGAATCACGTAGATGTCAAGCAAGTTACCTTGCTCATCCTTCTGACGCTCGACGGTGGCACCAAATTGTTTCATCATGGCGATGGTCATATCGATGTAGGGCTGTGAAATGACCTGCCCACCAGTAAGCTCAAGGGTGACTTGCTCAGCAGCGTAAGGAGCGCAAAGAAGGATTGAGGAGACGTATTGGGAAGATACAGATGCAGCAAGCTGGATGTGCCCTCCACGGAAACCGTCTGTGTCGATATCAAGTGGGAGGCATCCCGTAGACTCGAGATACTTGACCTTCGCGCCATTGGCGGTGAGAGCGTCGACCAAAGGCCCGATGGGACGTTGCTTCATACGAGCGTTGCCAGTGATGACCGTCGATCTCTCGCTTGAAGCAGAGCCTGAGACCATGGCGCAAACAGTGGTGAGAAATCGACTGGCAGTGCCGGCATTACCGAGATAAAGctccttgccctttgcTGGAGTGGAGAGAATGCCACCTCCGCCTTCAACGACAATGGTATCGccaccatcttcccagGAAAATACAGCGCCCTAAATTGACAATTAGGACTCCGACGTGGACAAGGGTAACAATGGCCAAACCTACCTTGAGCTCTACGAGAGCATTCATCATGACGGCAGTATCGTCAGAGTGCAAGAGGTTCCTTACCCTACACGTGCCCTTACCAAGGGCAGCAAGCACCAAAGCACGATTAGAGATGCTCTTACTTCCAGGAGTAGCCATGGTAATTGGGGATTTGGTGGGAGTGGCAGCCTTTACAGTGACTGCTTCGCACAAGACTTTGCTGATGACGTCGTCGGCAACGACAGatgccttctcctcgtaAGTTTTGCCAATCCGAGAGAGGAGAACGATTTTTTTGGCAGGACCCGAGTTCTTCTTGTCAATCTTCATAATGTCGAGAAGACGGTCAACGGAAAGCTGGCTCGAGGCAGGAAGGGCGGTAATTCGCCTATCAGAGAGGGAGACTGGTAAGCCATAAGCTTGAAGACATCTGGTAAGACGTCCGACAGCCACTTGACTAAGAATACCGAGTTGTCTAGCGACTTCGGCCTCAAGAACAATACCAACTGAGACACACTCGCCGTGAAGCATTGCGGGAGTAAGGACAGCCTCGATGGCATGTCCGATGGTATGTCCAAAGTTGACAAGGTTTCGAAGACCAGTCTCTCGTTCATCGATAGTCACGATATGAGCCTTAACATAGATTGATCCAGAAACGAcctgaagaaggagagactGAGCGTGAGAGCGGTCAGAGACGAAACGACCAGCAGTAGGGACGCCAGTGGGGCGAGAAGAGGCTGCTAGAGAAATCTCGGCAGAACGTGACTCAAGGAGAGCgaaatcatcatctttccaGATAGCGGCAGTCTATCTTTCGGTCAGAAAGTCCGATACGCCTCAATTTAGATGACTTACCTTGATTACCTCGGCCATGCCATTGGAGACTTCCCTGGTAGGAAGTGTAGTAAGGAAAGCGAGGTCAACGAAGATGTAGCTGGGCTGCCAGAATGCACCAATGAGGTTCTTGCCATGTGGGGTGTCGATAGCGGTCTTTCCACCAACAGAAGAGTCAACCATGGCAAGAAGGGTCGTCGGGATTTGGACAAACTTGACGCCTCGCATACTATCCAAGCCAAGAATCAGCGCAACTCGTCACCATCCAAAACAAGGAACCCACAAAGTAGCAGCAACAAATCCAGTAAGGTCGCCAATGACACCACCACCGAATGCAAGGATCACAGTATCTCTGGTGCACTTGTTATCAAGCATCCAATCCTCGATTTCGCCCTTGACTTTTCGGCTCTTTGCGCCCTCTCCGGGAGCGACTTCATAGACGAGGAATCTCGCCTTGTTGTCGGCCTCGGATGCAGCCTCTTCAAATGAGGCTTTGAAGTCATTGAGATAGATTGCGGAGAGATTTGTATCGGTGATAAGGACataggtggaggaggggagaGTGGTTGTGATGGTTTTGAAGATGtagggaaggagatggaatcCAACGTGGATGGACTCATTCCCCAGGATGGAGATTTTGAGGACATCGGCGGAGGACGAAGACATGttgccttttctttcgcCTGGCCTGTTTTGTTCTTGCCTTGAGATGATATAAATCAAGTCGATGTCAGAGTTCCGTTTTTTTGCTGGTTGCTTTCTTTTGACCGAGGTTTCCGACTCGAAACGGAGATGCCGCTATCTCCGCAGCACCAGACCCCCCCACCAGTCCCTTGTATAGCCGATGAGACGCGTTCCGCGTTTTGGTCGCATCATAATCTAATCTTGTCGTTTGTCCTTATTAACGTCCCATTGCGCTTGTGGACGATTGTCAAGAATTGATTCCAATAGCATCGTGAAATCCGCCATGCCCTATCTCAGTGTCTTTGTAACCTCTCCCGATACCCATTCGGAGCGCAGATTTGATTCGGGTCTCACTGTTCAGCAGCTCAAGGTAAAGCTCACTTGCTCTTCCACGTCCCGGGAATTGCGGCCACTCACTTTTAATAGGATAAGCTCACCCCAATTACCGGTATTTCACCTCAGTATCAAGTAATAAAAATCTGTCGATCGGCCGATCAGACCTCTGGCCCTCCTTTGGCGGTGCTTGATGACGACTCCCGGACATTGGCAAGCTACGGTCTGGAGGAATGGAATTGTATTAAAGTACGATTTCCTTTTTTACAGCCATCGAAAGCAAAGCTAACCCTTTCCTGCCAACAGGTAGACAATATCGATCCTAACTACCGCCCAGGGGAATTCACCGACGAATCCAATCTAGAGCGTTTTGAACTGAGCCCTGAAGAATACGCTGCTCGTTCAGACACTGTCCTTGCTCATCTGAAAGCCAACAAGCTAGGACGATTTGCTGATGCTCCAACCACTCTCGattcccctcttcctcctcccccaaTGATCATGGACCCGACTATCGTCCCAGGAAAGAGGTGTGAGGTATCACATGGTGAAGATGGGATGGCAAAAAGAGGCACAGTGAGGTTTGTCGGGGAAGCAAAGATCGGAAAGGGTGGAATCTGGGTTGGAGTAGAGCTTGACGAGCCTCTggggaaaggagatggagagtgAGTAACAGAGGGAGTGCTTAAACCAGGATTTATGCTGATCCCTTGTCAGAATTGAGGGCACGAGATACTTCTCATGCTTACCAAAGCATGCTGTTTTTGTCAGATCTGCGAAAGTCACAGTGGGGGACTTCCCGGAAGAGGACATCTTTTCCGACGACGAAATATAGTTCATTCCATACATACGACATATATATAAAGTGCACATAAAATTCGGGCTTTGCATACAGCTCGGTAAAGTCAAGCGTCCCTTACCTGTTTAACTACTCACAAAAATGTCTCTTCAACCAAAACTTCGACCCCCATGGTCAATCGTCCTCCCATACGGATCCTTCAAAACTCGTCTAACTCCGAATCAACCATCCTGCTTTTTCCATTTTTGGCAGACGTTCTCTTGGGCCTCGACTCTGTGTTCCCCTTTCCACTTCTTGAGAAAGGGGCAATAGTTCCTTCGGTGGGACGTACATCTGAcccggaagaggaagcagatACATGTCGTCGCTCATTGTTACCATCACTCCAAAGAGCAATCCCTGATTTCAAAGCCGGTAGGATGCGCTTGTCCATGTCAGTAGGAACCATCTTCTACAACACGCTCCCACTCACATTGTGGTAGAGATCATGTAGCTCCGTCCCAGTAAtctcccccttctttttttcccatCCTCGTTTTTCATCCTTGTTCAGCTTTTGACTGAGAGCATACCAATCACAGGTCTTCGAGCTTTGCAACTTGGCCAAAACTATCTGAAGGACAAGGTCTTTAGTCAAATCGAGTGACGCGTCGCATTTAGGTGATAAGGGGAGCAGCGACATATCcgcagatgatgaggaagactGTCTGGACTTCTTTGCCTTGGTCTGTAATTTTGGTTTGGCCAGAGAAGGCTTGGCTTTGGGGTTGGTGGTTTTAGGCATTGAATTCGGGACTCAAAGAAAATCAAGTGGTTGGAAGCAAAAGGGGAAGACCGGAGAAGCGACAAATTCTTTGCGCAAataaaggaaggaaggaaggaactAAGTGGCTGGAGGCGAGCTGGAAACACCGTGCGTGGTGGATCTGTGCACGGAAGGGAGGTCACCAAAGGACCCTTGAGTCGTGTTAATCATCCAACGACTACTTGGtatgatatgcatgagaacGACCCTATCATCTCTCGTCTCCCATTCCGTCCTTTCTCTACGCCACTGCCGCCTactcctcctttcctcagCTCGCCTGTAACTCGCGagccttcttttcttggaATCTGCGACCGTATGCTGCCGAAACGCTCATCAAACCAAAGAGGCTTTTACACTCCGCAGATTTCCTAGATCGAATGGGTGAATGTGATTATGGATATATTCTATATAAGGGAACATTGGGTAGCCGCCAGTGATCATGCCAATCTGCACAACCATCCCATCACAGCTACTTCCTCAACTTTTCACAACAACACCAAGTCACGTTTTTACTGACTGCTGCACCAACACTAACCTTCATAACGATGGACCCTTCCGATTC is a window from the Cryptococcus neoformans var. neoformans JEC21 chromosome 2 sequence genome containing:
- a CDS encoding aromatic amino acid family biosynthesis-related protein, putative, giving the protein MSSSSADVLKISILGNESIHVGFHLLPYIFKTITTTLPSSTYVLITDTNLSAIYLNDFKASFEEAASEADNKARFLVYEVAPGEGAKSRKVKGEIEDWMLDNKCTRDTVILAFGGGVIGDLTGFVAATFMRGVKFVQIPTTLLAMVDSSVGGKTAIDTPHGKNLIGAFWQPSYIFVDLAFLTTLPTREVSNGMAEVIKTAAIWKDDDFALLESRSAEISLAASSRPTGVPTAGRFVSDRSHAQSLLLQVVSGSIYVKAHIVTIDERETGLRNLVNFGHTIGHAIEAVLTPAMLHGECVSVGIVLEAEVARQLGILSQVAVGRLTRCLQAYGLPVSLSDRRITALPASSQLSVDRLLDIMKIDKKNSGPAKKIVLLSRIGKTYEEKASVVADDVISKVLCEAVTVKAATPTKSPITMATPGSKSISNRALVLAALGKGTCRVRNLLHSDDTAVMMNALVELKGAVFSWEDGGDTIVVEGGGGILSTPAKGKELYLGNAGTASRFLTTVCAMVSGSASSERSTVITGNARMKQRPIGPLVDALTANGAKVKYLESTGCLPLDIDTDGFRGGHIQLAASVSSQYVSSILLCAPYAAEQVTLELTGGQVISQPYIDMTIAMMKQFGATVERQKDEQGNLLDIYVIPKCTYVNPPEYSVESDASSATYPLAIAAITGTTCTISNIGSSSLQGDARFAKEILEPMGCIVEQTLTSTKVTGPPVGTLRALGNVDMEPMTDAFLTASVLAAVAVKPCLPERKVEGLPETASRIYGIANQRVKECNRIQAMRDQLAKFGIETDEFDDGIIIFGKPEASLFRGASIHCYDDHRVAMAFAVLSCIIDETIIEEKRCVEKTWPNFWDDLQNKIGVAVEGVELETHNQASTSAKPVSPIDQSQSDRPIFLIGMRGAGKTYVGRMAADILSGQFTDADDVFAQESHQTVSEFVAANGWDEFRKKETEILSKFVEEHRGNHVIALGGGIVETETARETLKAHVAKGGHVVHVTRALEDIEAYLDSIGNTAVRPNWGETFADVFKRREPWYQACSSHEFYNVLEAVGGQTHEEHTKAMRAECGRFFKFITGRESNRPRLSVGNPTSFLSLTFPDVTPALIHLDELTEGADAVEFRVDLLSTTGQAPTRPALPPISFVAKQLASLRLATTLPIVFSVRSKDQGGMVPSDNAEAYGALVRLGLRCACEYVDLEVCWPEQLLDSIVQLKRETHIIASWHDWTGDMAWDGEEMKAKHVLCEKYGDVAKIVGTAKSGLDNAKLAIFVGEVQSHPGAKPLLAINMGAAGQLSRILNPILTPVTHDALPSRAAPGQLTAREILQARALTGSLPAKKFVLFGSPIAHSVSPLLHNAGFATLGLPHTYRLHESEKVDQGVLEVIRSPDFGGASVTIPLKLDIIPHLDSVSEDAKIIGAVNTVIPRGGKLHGENTDWQAIHQAAAQNLDADALSYGSSTALVIGAGGTCRAAIYAMHKLRFKTIYLFNRTPENAAKVKASFPESYNIAVVTSLSSLPEAPVVVVSTVPGNSLTLDTFSQGIYLPSEVLSRPKGVAIDLAYKPHMTALLHAAEKKEGWKVVPGVEILCLQGFKQFEEWTGKRAPQKKMRKAVLDKYFA
- a CDS encoding tubulin-folding cofactor B, putative, translating into MPYLSVFVTSPDTHSERRFDSGLTVQQLKDKLTPITGISPQYQVIKICRSADQTSGPPLAVLDDDSRTLASYGLEEWNCIKVDNIDPNYRPGEFTDESNLERFELSPEEYAARSDTVLAHLKANKLGRFADAPTTLDSPLPPPPMIMDPTIVPGKRCEVSHGEDGMAKRGTVRFVGEAKIGKGGIWVGVELDEPLGKGDGEIEGTRYFSCLPKHAVFVRSAKVTVGDFPEEDIFSDDEI